The Nitriliruptor alkaliphilus DSM 45188 genome includes a region encoding these proteins:
- a CDS encoding OmpA family protein, with protein sequence MRNSRAVARQRTTGDRATALTVVLGLVLAACFGGDGDGDGDGDGEAAEPGVTIADGPAPSSWGSDDLVRLDQVARDGDSVTLDLTLAARTERTFRDHDVRLITNTGIELPRPAEQDRTLPSRSTASLQLVATGIEDGTRTLQLDVLGRGLQVELPEDGEKLRFPEAPLRQAGFVDAVMRDRSPVVVQPYTVRSEGFITEVTFLALALTHTNPDLCRYGDCELVDSSGRTYPRIGGWYEFPDAYGSQVRGTLRFLGELDPDETEFQLRLGGSSGFLTTPDANLELGFSLARAEDTPLKVAAGDTFPEAFDVGQTIEEGAGTVIELGRMSFHEDRIQVEVSASRTTEDGRNLNFRGESALVDPSGYRHPMMQAADGGDLVVESGGTLDATLVFLSPLAPGVDELTLEFARRETPTRVTIELPARPAPEAGDEVSLPDESVEGDDEPSAAALPAHILAASSEDDAEDAEDADDAGEAEDEPMVTVAIDIDGELEPTTWNPRGRVATTVAGRGGGDPDTVDADDAAEAEASLEDLGAERTPDGLVVTLPETVLFEFDSADLVGDADEVVVRVAEILAFYTDVQVEVRGHTDDVGSDEYNQELSEGRAQAVVDALVAAGASSSQLTAVGFGATDPVAPNATADGEDDPEGRQRNRRVEIVLRE encoded by the coding sequence GTGCGGAACTCGCGCGCGGTGGCACGGCAGCGGACGACCGGGGACCGGGCGACGGCGTTGACCGTCGTGCTCGGACTCGTGCTCGCCGCCTGCTTCGGTGGTGACGGTGACGGTGACGGTGACGGTGACGGCGAGGCGGCCGAGCCCGGCGTGACGATCGCGGACGGTCCCGCCCCGTCGAGCTGGGGCAGCGATGACCTCGTGCGGCTCGATCAGGTCGCGCGCGACGGGGACAGCGTCACCCTCGACCTGACCCTCGCTGCCCGCACCGAGCGGACCTTCCGCGACCACGACGTGCGGCTGATCACCAACACCGGCATCGAACTGCCCCGCCCAGCCGAGCAGGATCGCACCCTGCCGAGCCGCTCCACCGCCTCGCTGCAGCTGGTCGCCACGGGCATCGAGGACGGGACCCGGACCCTCCAGCTCGACGTCCTCGGGCGCGGGCTCCAGGTCGAGCTACCCGAGGACGGCGAGAAGCTCCGCTTCCCCGAGGCGCCGCTCCGGCAGGCGGGGTTCGTCGACGCGGTCATGCGCGACCGCTCACCGGTCGTGGTGCAGCCCTACACCGTCCGCAGCGAGGGGTTCATCACCGAGGTGACCTTCCTCGCGCTCGCGCTGACCCACACCAACCCGGACCTGTGCCGCTACGGCGACTGTGAGCTGGTCGACAGTTCGGGGCGCACCTACCCGCGGATCGGAGGCTGGTACGAGTTCCCCGACGCCTACGGGTCGCAGGTCCGCGGGACGCTGCGCTTCCTCGGCGAGCTGGACCCGGACGAGACCGAGTTCCAGCTGCGCCTCGGTGGCAGCAGCGGCTTCCTGACCACCCCCGACGCCAACCTCGAGCTCGGCTTCAGCCTCGCCCGCGCCGAGGACACACCGCTCAAGGTCGCCGCCGGAGACACCTTCCCCGAGGCCTTCGACGTCGGGCAGACGATCGAGGAGGGGGCGGGGACCGTCATCGAGCTCGGGCGGATGTCGTTCCACGAGGACCGCATCCAGGTCGAGGTCTCCGCCAGCCGTACGACCGAGGACGGTCGGAACCTCAACTTCCGTGGGGAGAGCGCCCTCGTCGACCCGTCCGGTTACCGCCACCCGATGATGCAGGCGGCCGACGGCGGCGACCTGGTGGTCGAGAGCGGCGGCACGCTCGACGCGACGCTGGTCTTCCTGAGCCCGCTCGCCCCCGGAGTCGACGAGCTCACCCTCGAGTTCGCGCGGCGGGAGACCCCGACCCGGGTCACCATCGAGCTGCCGGCGCGGCCAGCACCGGAGGCCGGCGACGAGGTGTCGCTGCCGGACGAGAGCGTCGAGGGGGACGACGAACCCTCGGCGGCAGCACTGCCGGCCCACATTCTGGCAGCGTCGTCCGAGGACGACGCGGAGGATGCCGAGGATGCCGACGACGCTGGGGAGGCCGAGGACGAGCCGATGGTGACCGTCGCGATCGACATCGACGGCGAGCTCGAGCCGACCACGTGGAACCCACGCGGCCGCGTGGCGACCACCGTCGCCGGTCGTGGCGGCGGGGACCCCGACACCGTCGATGCCGACGACGCCGCCGAGGCCGAGGCGTCGCTCGAGGACCTCGGCGCCGAACGGACGCCCGACGGACTCGTGGTCACCCTGCCCGAGACGGTGCTGTTCGAGTTCGACTCGGCCGACCTGGTCGGGGATGCCGACGAGGTGGTCGTGCGCGTCGCCGAGATCCTGGCCTTCTACACCGACGTCCAGGTCGAGGTCCGTGGACACACCGACGACGTCGGCAGCGACGAGTACAACCAGGAGCTGTCGGAGGGCCGCGCCCAGGCCGTGGTCGACGCGCTGGTCGCGGCGGGAGCATCCAGCTCGCAGCTGACCGCGGTCGGGTTCGGCGCCACTGACCCCGTGGCCCCGAACGCCACCGCGGACGGCGAGGACGACCCCGAGGGGCGGCAGCGCAACCGTCGCGTCGAGATCGTGCTTCGCGAGTGA
- a CDS encoding ArsA family ATPase codes for MTPARTVTLVGGKGGVGKTTTAAALASAHAAAGARTLLVSTDPAHSTGDLLQARLGDEPTEVAPSLWAVEIDAEATADAHVERVRADARRLVGPEIRATVDRHLDLAKRGAGTLESAILDRLAALLVDDAARYDRVVVDTAPTGHTLRLLAMPELLRGWVGGLVRQRERVRGLDRSLANLTGDDAPPDDPVVERLRARADRLTALRRRIHEDAVIHLVCVPERLPIEETVRAEAALREADLRIGAIVVNQVLPDDAEGAFLAARREQQGVHLADIDRRLGHRQVVHVPQLPHDVRGPDDLAAIRAALAAAGLPADPQAP; via the coding sequence GTGACCCCGGCGCGCACCGTGACGCTCGTCGGCGGGAAGGGTGGTGTCGGCAAGACCACGACCGCCGCGGCGCTGGCCTCCGCGCACGCGGCGGCCGGCGCGCGCACGCTGCTGGTCTCGACCGACCCGGCCCACTCGACCGGTGATCTGCTCCAGGCACGGCTCGGCGACGAGCCCACCGAGGTCGCCCCGTCGCTGTGGGCGGTCGAGATCGACGCCGAAGCGACCGCTGACGCCCACGTCGAGCGCGTCCGGGCCGACGCGCGCCGACTCGTCGGTCCCGAGATCCGCGCCACCGTCGACCGCCACCTCGACCTCGCCAAGCGCGGGGCAGGCACCCTGGAGTCCGCGATCCTCGATCGGCTCGCGGCCCTGCTCGTGGACGACGCGGCTCGCTACGACCGGGTGGTGGTGGACACCGCGCCGACCGGGCACACCCTCCGGCTGCTCGCCATGCCCGAGCTGCTGCGCGGCTGGGTCGGTGGGCTCGTGCGCCAGCGCGAGCGCGTCCGGGGCCTCGACCGGTCGCTGGCGAACCTCACCGGCGACGACGCCCCGCCGGACGACCCGGTCGTCGAACGGCTCCGGGCGCGCGCGGACCGTCTGACCGCCCTCCGTCGTCGCATCCACGAGGACGCGGTGATCCACCTGGTGTGCGTCCCCGAACGCCTCCCCATCGAGGAGACCGTCCGCGCCGAGGCGGCGTTGCGCGAAGCGGACCTGCGTATCGGAGCCATCGTGGTCAACCAGGTGTTGCCCGATGACGCCGAGGGTGCCTTCCTCGCCGCTCGGCGTGAGCAGCAAGGCGTGCACCTGGCCGACATCGACCGTCGGCTCGGGCACCGGCAGGTGGTCCACGTCCCGCAGCTGCCCCACGACGTGCGTGGTCCGGACGATCTGGCGGCCATCCGGGCGGCGCTCGCTGCCGCGGGCCTGCCGGCGGACCCTCAGGCGCCGTAG
- a CDS encoding lytic transglycosylase domain-containing protein codes for MATPLRLRLTAATIALTSLAACGSTVPDEHDPGPEPSPERPTATETDAVPGLDAVPELDEAPELAETSEPEPARPSPPDELAPFEDADELAEVLGAAEEALADEGTPDEDRTRWAWAQQRAYRDLAANPGWVGTARAQVPEELHDAFDLTLRASTELHELTTPRPELPTDWRIVAPPPLEELRGYYAEAEAATGVPWSVLAAIHHVETRFGSIQGDSHAGAQGPMQFMPPTWDAYGEGDVRDPRDAILAAGRYLAASGAPDDLRAAVFAYNRSDRYVEAVLAYAAAIDAYDHYLDVYHRWRVYYRTVDGDVVLEEGYGA; via the coding sequence ATGGCAACCCCGCTCCGGCTGCGCCTCACCGCAGCGACCATCGCCCTGACGTCCCTGGCTGCCTGCGGGAGCACCGTCCCCGACGAGCACGACCCGGGGCCCGAGCCGTCGCCCGAGCGCCCGACGGCGACGGAGACCGACGCCGTCCCGGGGCTCGACGCCGTCCCGGAGCTCGACGAGGCACCGGAGCTCGCCGAGACCTCCGAGCCCGAGCCGGCCCGGCCGTCGCCACCGGACGAGTTGGCGCCGTTCGAGGACGCCGACGAACTGGCGGAGGTGCTGGGGGCGGCCGAGGAAGCGCTGGCGGACGAGGGCACCCCCGACGAGGACCGGACCCGGTGGGCCTGGGCCCAGCAGCGTGCCTACCGCGACCTGGCCGCCAACCCGGGGTGGGTGGGTACGGCCCGCGCGCAGGTACCCGAGGAGCTCCACGACGCCTTCGACCTGACGCTGCGCGCATCGACCGAGCTGCACGAGCTGACCACCCCGCGGCCCGAGCTGCCGACCGACTGGCGGATCGTGGCACCGCCCCCGCTCGAGGAGCTGCGCGGCTACTACGCCGAGGCCGAGGCGGCCACGGGCGTCCCGTGGAGCGTGCTGGCCGCGATCCACCACGTCGAGACCCGGTTCGGCAGCATCCAGGGCGACAGTCACGCCGGCGCGCAGGGGCCGATGCAGTTCATGCCGCCCACCTGGGACGCCTACGGCGAGGGCGACGTCCGCGACCCGCGCGACGCGATCCTCGCGGCGGGCCGTTACCTGGCCGCCAGCGGAGCACCCGACGACCTGCGAGCGGCGGTGTTCGCCTACAACCGCAGCGACCGGTACGTCGAGGCGGTGCTCGCCTACGCCGCGGCGATCGACGCCTACGACCACTACCTCGACGTCTACCACCGGTGGCGGGTCTACTACCGCACCGTCGACGGCGACGTGGTGCTCGAGGAGGGCTACGGCGCCTGA
- a CDS encoding carbon starvation CstA family protein, which produces MLAIVVLVVVLAIFAIGYRTYASYLADRVYALDAARPTPAHTMQDGIDFVPTNKHVLFGHHFTSVAGAAPIVGPAIAVFWGWVPALLWVTLGTVFAAGVHDFGALVVSVRNRAQNIGTLTRSVINTRSRTLFLIIIFFLLTLVNAVFAVVIGNLFVANPGAVIPIVVEIPLAIAIGQWIYRTRTAALIPSLVGVAVLYLLILVGNAYPVTLDNLAETLGMGPRTLWIIALFVYAFIASRIPVWVLLQPRDYINSHQLFIALGVIFLGLLVGLDRIVAPAINTNLPDGTPSFFPFLFVTVACGAISGFHSLVASGTTSKQLDKETDAKHVGYLGAIGEGSLALGAILATTAGVAAVGLDWGELYPDFATASGGAVGNFVQGIAGFASHLGVPADLGTIFAAVVVISFAATTMDTGVRLQRYIIQELGDLVAAGRGGIAGRFRDATRNLTAVTAMAVVVPLALALAPAGGEAEAQGYAFGRLWTLFGTTNQLTAGLALAVVAVWVTRGGRNATAQLVPLAFLLVMTVWALVLNLRTFIEDRDWILAPLDAIILVLALWLVVEAVLAIRRARAGDVGDPTEIGADDRRGAPAATITDPEGRAR; this is translated from the coding sequence GTGCTGGCCATCGTCGTCCTCGTCGTGGTGCTCGCGATCTTCGCGATCGGGTACCGAACCTACGCCAGCTACCTGGCCGATCGCGTCTACGCACTGGACGCTGCGCGTCCAACCCCGGCGCACACGATGCAGGACGGGATCGACTTCGTCCCGACCAACAAGCACGTGCTGTTCGGTCACCACTTCACCTCCGTCGCCGGCGCCGCGCCGATCGTCGGACCGGCGATCGCCGTGTTCTGGGGGTGGGTGCCGGCGCTGCTGTGGGTGACGCTCGGCACGGTCTTCGCCGCCGGGGTGCACGACTTCGGCGCGCTGGTGGTGTCCGTGCGCAACCGTGCCCAGAACATCGGGACGCTGACCCGCAGCGTGATCAACACCCGATCACGCACCCTGTTCCTGATCATCATCTTCTTCCTGCTGACCCTGGTGAACGCGGTGTTCGCCGTGGTCATCGGCAACCTCTTCGTCGCCAACCCGGGTGCGGTCATCCCGATCGTGGTCGAGATCCCCCTGGCGATCGCCATCGGGCAGTGGATCTACCGGACACGGACGGCGGCCCTGATCCCGTCGCTCGTCGGCGTCGCGGTGCTCTACCTGCTGATCCTGGTCGGCAACGCCTACCCGGTGACGCTGGACAACCTCGCCGAGACCCTCGGGATGGGGCCGCGGACGCTCTGGATCATCGCCCTGTTCGTGTACGCGTTCATCGCCTCGCGCATCCCGGTCTGGGTCCTGCTGCAGCCCCGCGACTACATCAACAGCCACCAGCTGTTCATCGCCCTCGGCGTCATCTTCCTCGGGCTGCTGGTCGGGCTCGACCGCATCGTGGCGCCGGCGATCAACACCAACCTGCCGGACGGCACCCCCTCGTTCTTCCCCTTCCTGTTCGTGACCGTCGCGTGCGGCGCCATCAGCGGGTTCCACTCGCTGGTCGCCTCCGGGACGACCTCGAAGCAGCTGGACAAGGAGACCGACGCCAAGCACGTGGGCTACCTGGGTGCCATCGGCGAGGGCTCGCTGGCGCTCGGCGCCATCCTGGCCACCACCGCCGGGGTCGCGGCCGTCGGCCTCGACTGGGGCGAGCTCTACCCCGACTTCGCGACGGCGAGCGGTGGTGCGGTCGGCAACTTCGTCCAGGGCATCGCCGGGTTCGCCTCGCACCTCGGCGTCCCCGCCGACCTCGGCACCATCTTCGCGGCCGTGGTGGTCATCTCCTTCGCTGCGACCACCATGGACACCGGCGTCCGCCTCCAGCGCTACATCATCCAGGAGCTCGGGGACCTGGTCGCCGCCGGCCGCGGCGGGATCGCCGGCCGCTTCCGCGACGCGACCCGCAACCTCACCGCGGTCACGGCCATGGCTGTCGTCGTACCGCTCGCGCTCGCGCTCGCCCCCGCAGGCGGCGAGGCGGAGGCCCAGGGGTACGCGTTCGGACGCCTGTGGACGCTGTTCGGGACCACCAACCAGCTCACGGCCGGGCTGGCGCTCGCGGTGGTCGCGGTGTGGGTCACCCGCGGGGGCCGCAACGCCACCGCCCAGCTGGTCCCGCTGGCGTTCCTGCTGGTCATGACGGTCTGGGCGCTCGTGCTCAACCTCCGGACGTTCATCGAGGACCGCGACTGGATCCTGGCCCCGCTCGACGCGATCATCCTGGTGCTGGCCCTGTGGCTGGTGGTCGAGGCGGTGCTCGCCATCCGGCGCGCCCGCGCGGGGGACGTCGGAGACCCGACCGAGATCGGCGCCGACGACCGACGGGGGGCGCCCGCCGCCACCATCACCGATCCGGAGGGACGTGCCCGCTGA
- a CDS encoding cory-CC-star protein, producing MPADPDPPDPAPRGGGWSVLARAFRGAAAWHEAVFVARWRGSLRRVARQEEDRFLAVLLLTSYGIDDPAAYETLELTPHLVQAFHDLHQREGLDRFPVHGVCC from the coding sequence GTGCCCGCTGACCCCGATCCGCCCGACCCCGCCCCACGCGGCGGTGGGTGGTCCGTGCTCGCCCGCGCCTTCCGAGGGGCGGCGGCGTGGCACGAGGCGGTGTTCGTCGCCCGCTGGCGGGGGAGCCTGCGCCGGGTCGCCCGTCAGGAGGAGGACCGGTTCCTCGCCGTCCTGCTGCTGACGTCCTACGGGATCGACGACCCGGCCGCCTACGAGACCCTCGAGCTCACCCCGCACCTGGTGCAGGCCTTCCACGACCTGCACCAGCGCGAGGGGCTCGACCGCTTCCCCGTCCACGGCGTGTGCTGTTGA
- a CDS encoding PIG-L deacetylase family protein, whose protein sequence is MRTDGPRLLALVAHPDDETFGLGSVLARAAAEGAEVSVCCATRGEAGEPAPGSGVAPADLGRVREAELRAAAAVLGVAHVELLDLRDSGMAGTPAAGTLAATPIEDLTRTLLAVIERHRPHLVLTLDGSDGHRDHVHVRDATLAAVERSRWTVERVLLHGLPRSLLRRWADVVRDRDPDSPYLDVDEAGLGTPDGAITTILDTSAHLEQRRRAIACHASQVSPFADLPADLEHAFLASDHLRRVRPAAPAGTHETQLYARPSATAG, encoded by the coding sequence GTGAGGACGGATGGCCCGCGACTGTTGGCCCTGGTCGCCCACCCCGACGACGAGACCTTCGGTCTGGGCTCGGTCCTCGCGCGAGCCGCTGCGGAAGGCGCCGAGGTCAGCGTGTGTTGCGCCACCCGCGGCGAGGCGGGCGAGCCCGCCCCCGGCAGCGGCGTCGCGCCGGCTGACCTCGGTCGGGTCCGCGAGGCCGAGCTGCGGGCCGCAGCGGCCGTGCTCGGTGTCGCGCACGTGGAGCTGCTCGACCTCCGGGACTCGGGGATGGCCGGCACGCCGGCAGCTGGCACGCTGGCTGCGACCCCGATCGAGGACCTGACCAGGACCCTGCTGGCGGTGATCGAGCGTCACCGGCCCCACCTCGTGCTCACCCTCGACGGATCCGACGGTCACCGCGACCACGTCCACGTCCGCGACGCCACCCTCGCCGCCGTCGAACGCAGCCGATGGACGGTGGAGCGGGTCCTGCTGCACGGCCTCCCCCGGTCCCTGCTGCGGCGCTGGGCGGACGTGGTACGCGATCGCGACCCGGACAGCCCCTACCTCGACGTCGACGAGGCGGGCCTCGGCACCCCCGATGGAGCCATCACCACCATCCTCGACACCAGCGCCCACCTCGAGCAGCGCCGGCGGGCGATCGCCTGCCACGCCTCCCAGGTGTCGCCCTTCGCCGACCTGCCCGCCGACCTCGAGCACGCGTTCCTGGCGTCCGATCACCTCCGACGGGTCCGGCCGGCGGCGCCGGCCGGTACCCACGAGACGCAGCTGTACGCGCGGCCGAGCGCGACGGCGGGCTGA
- the ffh gene encoding signal recognition particle protein, whose translation MFDTLSTKLEAALDKVRGRGRLDEKTVDATLKEIRLALLEADVNFKVVKGIVERLRETLVGDEVSKALNPAQHVIKAVDAELTRALGGAAVPLDLSGPSPHVIVLAGLQGSGKTTAAGKLAALMKRKGHQVMVVACDLQRPAAVRQLQVNAEKVGVKAFAPATEGDPVPVARDGITAAKAEGCDVVIIDTAGRLHVDADLLAQAAAIKEAAGSTGGSVTTMFVIDAMIGQEAVNVAKAFQTDVGFDGVILSKLDGDARGGAALSVREVTGTPILFASIGEKMEDFEAFHPDRMAGRILGMGDVMTLIEKAEQTYSEDEAASAEAALMSGEFTLEDFLQQMQMLKKMGPLQGLLGMLPGMGKQLKDVEIEDAQVARIEAIIRSMTPKERRDPKILNGRRRKRIAAGSGTTVTDVNRLVKQFGDIQKVMKSASKMAGMQGTKPKGVKGKAAQAAALRQLQSGGLPGGLQAPGGMGGFAGLQPAPKKGSKKR comes from the coding sequence GTGTTCGACACGCTCTCCACCAAGCTCGAGGCCGCCCTCGACAAGGTCCGCGGTCGCGGTCGCCTCGACGAGAAGACCGTCGACGCGACCCTCAAGGAGATCCGCCTCGCGCTGCTCGAGGCGGACGTCAACTTCAAGGTCGTCAAGGGGATCGTCGAACGGCTGCGCGAGACGCTCGTCGGCGACGAGGTCAGCAAGGCCCTCAACCCGGCGCAGCACGTCATCAAGGCCGTCGACGCCGAGCTGACCCGCGCCCTCGGTGGCGCGGCCGTCCCGCTCGACCTCTCGGGCCCGTCGCCGCACGTGATCGTCCTCGCCGGGCTCCAGGGTTCGGGCAAGACGACCGCCGCCGGCAAGCTGGCCGCGCTCATGAAGCGCAAGGGTCACCAGGTGATGGTCGTCGCCTGCGACCTCCAGCGCCCCGCCGCGGTCCGCCAGCTGCAGGTCAACGCCGAGAAGGTCGGCGTCAAGGCCTTCGCCCCCGCCACCGAGGGCGACCCCGTCCCGGTCGCCCGTGACGGCATCACCGCCGCCAAGGCCGAGGGTTGCGACGTCGTCATCATCGACACCGCCGGCCGGCTGCACGTCGATGCGGATCTGCTCGCCCAGGCCGCCGCCATCAAGGAGGCCGCCGGCTCGACCGGTGGTTCGGTCACCACCATGTTCGTCATCGACGCCATGATCGGCCAGGAGGCCGTCAACGTCGCCAAGGCCTTCCAGACCGACGTCGGCTTCGACGGTGTGATCCTGTCCAAGCTCGACGGTGACGCCCGCGGTGGTGCCGCCCTGTCGGTGCGCGAGGTCACCGGGACGCCGATCCTGTTCGCCTCCATCGGCGAGAAGATGGAGGACTTCGAGGCGTTCCACCCTGACCGCATGGCGGGCCGCATCCTCGGTATGGGCGACGTCATGACGCTCATCGAGAAGGCCGAGCAGACCTACAGCGAGGACGAGGCCGCCTCGGCCGAAGCGGCGCTGATGTCGGGGGAGTTCACCCTCGAGGACTTCCTGCAGCAGATGCAGATGCTCAAGAAGATGGGGCCGTTGCAGGGCCTGCTCGGGATGCTGCCCGGCATGGGCAAGCAGCTCAAGGACGTCGAGATCGAGGACGCACAGGTCGCCCGCATCGAGGCGATCATCCGCTCCATGACGCCCAAGGAGCGCCGGGACCCCAAGATCCTCAACGGTCGACGCCGCAAGCGCATCGCGGCCGGCTCCGGCACGACGGTCACCGACGTCAACCGCCTCGTCAAGCAGTTCGGCGACATCCAGAAGGTGATGAAGAGCGCGTCCAAGATGGCCGGGATGCAGGGCACCAAGCCCAAGGGCGTCAAGGGCAAGGCCGCGCAGGCCGCCGCGCTCCGCCAACTGCAATCCGGCGGGCTCCCGGGGGGCCTGCAGGCACCGGGCGGCATGGGCGGCTTCGCCGGGCTGCAGCCCGCCCCCAAGAAGGGCAGCAAGAAACGCTAG